Proteins from a single region of Mucilaginibacter daejeonensis:
- a CDS encoding sensor histidine kinase: protein MIFKRYEWQLLLRILLLFGFMCAAAYGLVSNNNLYIFLPLPFIIYLIFNLLYQYTKIQQEVQEFAEAAQYRDFSRHYAIKNAPSNVQVLRQGFNEINVTFKTINRERETQYHYLQNILELVGTGILSYEQETGEVGWINESFKNLISIPYLRNISSLEKRAPELYEEIIKLRSGNSRVVTIQHEQQKLKILLMASLLRSEDKLYKLVAFQNVSDAMDESESNAWSKLLNVMTHEIMNSVAPISSLANTLKNRLKRSDIANSATGHDLEDLELGIDTIKRRSEGLLKFTESYRSLNKITKLELQHTLVYELFENLNTLMLPTLEKKNIELDVILRDLNLAIDVDVNLLEQVLINLLVNAIEAVKDRPEPTISLSAEVQGNKTLIKVSDNGLGMSAELLEKIFIPFFSTRKTGSGIGLSLCKQIMLMHKGNITVQSTEGKGTVFTLQF, encoded by the coding sequence ATGATATTTAAACGCTACGAGTGGCAGTTGCTGCTGCGCATCCTGCTTCTATTCGGCTTTATGTGCGCTGCCGCGTATGGATTGGTTAGCAACAACAATCTATATATCTTCTTACCTTTACCTTTTATTATCTATCTTATATTCAATTTATTATATCAGTATACTAAAATACAACAAGAGGTGCAGGAATTTGCAGAGGCCGCGCAATACCGCGACTTTTCAAGGCATTATGCGATCAAGAACGCCCCCTCTAACGTGCAGGTTCTACGTCAGGGATTTAACGAGATCAACGTTACTTTCAAGACGATCAACCGTGAGCGTGAGACGCAATACCACTATCTTCAAAACATCTTAGAATTAGTAGGAACAGGTATCCTATCATACGAGCAGGAGACCGGCGAAGTAGGCTGGATCAACGAGTCATTCAAGAACCTGATCAGCATCCCCTACCTGCGCAACATCAGTTCTTTAGAAAAACGCGCCCCTGAGCTTTACGAGGAGATCATCAAATTACGGTCGGGCAATAGCCGGGTGGTGACCATACAGCATGAGCAGCAAAAGCTGAAGATATTGCTGATGGCGAGTTTACTGCGTAGCGAGGATAAGCTTTACAAATTGGTGGCTTTCCAGAACGTTAGCGATGCGATGGATGAATCAGAGTCTAATGCCTGGTCTAAGTTATTGAATGTGATGACCCACGAGATCATGAATTCCGTTGCGCCAATATCCTCTCTGGCTAATACCTTAAAAAATCGCCTCAAGCGCTCGGATATTGCCAATAGCGCCACTGGACATGACCTTGAAGACCTTGAATTGGGTATAGATACCATTAAACGCCGCAGTGAGGGCTTGTTGAAATTTACTGAGAGCTACCGAAGTTTAAATAAAATAACCAAGCTGGAATTGCAGCACACGCTGGTTTACGAATTGTTCGAGAACCTCAATACACTGATGTTGCCAACGCTGGAAAAGAAGAACATCGAGCTGGATGTCATCCTTCGTGATCTGAATTTGGCCATCGATGTCGACGTCAATCTGCTGGAACAAGTGCTCATTAATTTATTGGTAAATGCCATTGAAGCAGTAAAGGATCGCCCCGAACCCACCATCAGCCTATCGGCCGAAGTACAGGGCAATAAAACCTTAATAAAAGTAAGCGATAACGGCCTGGGCATGTCAGCAGAGTTGCTAGAGAAGATCTTCATCCCATTCTTTAGCACTCGAAAAACAGGCAGTGGCATAGGCCTTAGCCTTTGCAAGCAGATCATGTTGATGCACAAAGGCAACATCACGGTGCAAAGTACCGAGGGTAAAGGAACGGTTTTCACGTTGCAATTTTAA
- a CDS encoding 2'-5' RNA ligase family protein, which produces METYQDYLFLLQPSDTVKHQIKHCKLKASTYIGNYPGMKGTAHISLFNTHRQKPHVIGSFIEMLRRRIESMPPVTLDLEGFQFFIHGEKSATIYARIKPSYRTDNWFELLKKQLRAKNEVVPHITVTKAIPYDSFYKLWPLFRQAKYTDSFTVNELTILAKESLNPNTNYRILEKITFKNQLSA; this is translated from the coding sequence ATGGAAACTTATCAAGATTATCTCTTCCTGTTGCAACCATCAGATACGGTCAAGCATCAGATAAAGCACTGCAAGTTAAAGGCTTCAACCTACATCGGTAATTATCCCGGGATGAAAGGGACCGCACATATCAGCCTATTCAACACCCACCGCCAGAAGCCACATGTGATCGGTTCTTTTATTGAAATGCTCAGACGTAGGATAGAGAGCATGCCGCCTGTTACCCTTGACCTGGAGGGATTCCAGTTCTTCATTCATGGAGAAAAGTCTGCTACTATTTACGCACGTATCAAACCGAGCTATCGTACCGACAACTGGTTCGAGTTGTTAAAAAAACAATTAAGGGCAAAAAATGAAGTTGTGCCGCACATCACCGTGACCAAAGCAATCCCATATGATAGTTTTTACAAGCTTTGGCCTTTATTCCGGCAGGCAAAGTATACGGATAGCTTTACGGTGAACGAGCTTACCATACTGGCCAAGGAAAGTTTAAACCCTAACACCAATTACCGCATACTCGAAAAGATCACATTCAAGAACCAGTTAAGTGCCTGA
- a CDS encoding TonB-dependent receptor, which translates to MPPTYNNTLGTKQKALSINLDPKIYGSFAEIGAGQDVAANFFKAGASSGTIAKTMSAYDMIFSDAIYGAQQVKRYVSEQRLNAMLEREYGLMIERLQEQRGKTSTFFAFAGTFSALNYHKTNDGHGWMGLRFQLEPEGPYQDVVIHVKMLDNDNILQQQAIGILGVNLIYACFYYNESPLIFLLSLMDDLSRDRIQIDMIRFEGPAFQKVDNRLMSLHLVKYGFSDAALFGPDGKNQQPSEILYKKHVVVVRGRFRPIINVHLDMLKTGVKQFMQEPDVEADKVVIVSELTLQSLKERNADNTADIDEKDFLERVDILCSLGQNVMISNFHEYYKVVAFLSKITNLKMGVIMGYPNLEYIFSEEHYTNLPGGILESFATLFSRKVKLFIYPTLRDGMIFNCLKFTLPPHLIDLYRYLIANNKIEDIRHYNERNLNVHTDTVLEMIKQAQPGWEDHVPAEVATMVKSRCLFGYPCEVPPAELTTGLANEDEPKVL; encoded by the coding sequence ATGCCCCCTACCTATAATAATACCCTCGGAACTAAGCAAAAGGCACTAAGCATCAACTTAGACCCTAAGATATACGGCTCATTTGCCGAGATAGGTGCCGGACAAGATGTGGCAGCTAATTTTTTCAAGGCCGGTGCTTCATCGGGCACTATCGCTAAGACCATGTCGGCTTATGACATGATCTTCTCTGATGCGATATACGGTGCTCAGCAAGTGAAACGCTATGTAAGCGAGCAGCGTCTCAATGCCATGCTTGAACGTGAATATGGCCTTATGATCGAGCGTTTGCAGGAGCAGCGCGGCAAGACCAGCACTTTCTTTGCTTTCGCGGGTACCTTTTCGGCCTTAAATTACCACAAGACCAATGATGGCCACGGCTGGATGGGTCTCCGTTTCCAATTAGAGCCTGAAGGGCCTTATCAAGACGTGGTGATACACGTCAAGATGCTCGATAATGACAACATCCTACAGCAACAAGCCATCGGTATATTGGGCGTTAACCTAATTTATGCGTGCTTTTACTATAATGAGTCGCCACTGATATTCTTGCTGTCGCTAATGGACGACCTGTCGCGAGATCGCATTCAGATCGATATGATCCGTTTTGAGGGTCCTGCGTTCCAGAAGGTGGATAATCGTTTGATGAGTTTACACCTGGTCAAATATGGCTTCTCTGATGCGGCCTTATTCGGTCCGGATGGAAAGAACCAGCAACCGTCAGAGATCCTCTATAAAAAGCACGTGGTAGTGGTACGCGGACGTTTCCGCCCTATCATCAACGTGCACCTGGATATGCTCAAGACCGGTGTGAAGCAATTTATGCAGGAGCCCGATGTAGAGGCTGATAAAGTGGTCATCGTTTCTGAATTGACGCTGCAATCGCTCAAAGAACGCAACGCAGATAACACGGCAGATATTGATGAGAAAGACTTTTTAGAGCGGGTGGACATTCTTTGCTCACTTGGGCAGAACGTGATGATCTCCAATTTTCATGAGTATTACAAGGTCGTAGCTTTCTTATCAAAGATCACCAACCTTAAAATGGGTGTGATCATGGGCTATCCTAACCTCGAATACATCTTTTCTGAAGAACACTACACCAACCTGCCAGGTGGTATCTTGGAATCTTTCGCCACATTATTTAGCCGTAAGGTCAAGTTGTTCATTTATCCTACCCTGCGCGATGGCATGATCTTTAATTGTTTAAAGTTCACCCTCCCACCGCATTTGATAGACCTTTATCGTTACCTGATCGCTAACAATAAGATCGAAGATATCAGACACTATAATGAAAGGAATTTGAACGTGCATACTGACACCGTTCTCGAGATGATCAAACAAGCGCAACCTGGTTGGGAGGATCATGTACCGGCCGAAGTGGCTACCATGGTGAAGTCCCGCTGCTTATTCGGTTACCCGTGCGAGGTTCCTCCTGCTGAACTGACCACCGGCTTGGCCAATGAAGACGAGCCAAAGGTGTTGTAA
- a CDS encoding GNAT family N-acetyltransferase, which produces MQIKHHHTTDDGMFYIDDDGQRLGDMRYMITDDGKMDIYHTEVEPEAEGKGLGKQLIEAGVNYARKGSMKIIPSCTFAQTVFASHSEFKDVLADQS; this is translated from the coding sequence ATGCAGATCAAACACCACCATACCACTGATGATGGTATGTTCTATATAGATGACGATGGCCAACGCCTGGGCGACATGCGCTACATGATCACCGACGATGGTAAGATGGACATTTATCACACTGAAGTTGAACCGGAGGCTGAAGGCAAGGGTTTAGGCAAACAATTGATCGAGGCTGGCGTAAATTATGCGCGCAAAGGTAGCATGAAGATCATTCCATCATGTACATTTGCTCAAACTGTATTTGCCAGCCACTCGGAGTTCAAGGATGTGCTGGCCGACCAAAGCTGA
- a CDS encoding SRPBCC family protein translates to MELSAIEKKPLIEGLTDGPINLEWPERYISIAAGAKLALSGLTHIFKSPFSSILKIGAGGYLLGRGISGHCDIYSKLGKNSTEPVNVNVRSSFVINRPRNDVYEFWRKLDNLPKFMKHLERVEVIDNKRSHWVLKLPADVKIVSWDAEIVHDEPGHAIGWSSLPGSILDNAGKVRFEDSEDGNGTLVEVVISYTPPAGGVGTALGTILNPVFKNMVDTDMRNLKQYMDIDSQEDHDTVTRRTYTAAL, encoded by the coding sequence ATGGAACTGAGTGCAATAGAAAAGAAACCCTTGATAGAAGGATTGACCGACGGACCGATCAATCTGGAATGGCCTGAACGATACATATCGATCGCTGCCGGCGCAAAGCTGGCGTTATCAGGTCTTACCCACATCTTTAAAAGCCCTTTTAGCAGTATCCTGAAAATAGGCGCCGGTGGCTATTTGCTTGGCCGTGGTATATCGGGCCATTGCGATATATATAGCAAATTAGGAAAGAATAGCACCGAGCCAGTGAACGTGAACGTACGGAGTTCGTTCGTGATCAATCGCCCGCGTAATGATGTGTACGAGTTTTGGCGCAAGTTAGATAATCTGCCAAAGTTCATGAAACACCTCGAACGTGTGGAAGTGATCGACAATAAACGCTCACACTGGGTACTAAAATTACCGGCCGACGTGAAGATCGTAAGCTGGGATGCCGAGATCGTGCATGACGAACCAGGTCATGCGATCGGTTGGAGTTCGCTACCAGGCTCAATATTGGATAATGCCGGTAAAGTACGCTTTGAGGACAGCGAGGACGGCAATGGTACGCTGGTAGAAGTGGTGATCAGCTACACCCCTCCTGCGGGCGGCGTAGGTACGGCCTTAGGCACCATCTTGAATCCTGTGTTCAAAAACATGGTAGATACAGATATGCGAAACTTAAAGCAGTACATGGATATCGACAGCCAGGAAGACCACGATACAGTTACAAGACGCACCTATACTGCGGCATTGTAG
- a CDS encoding YpdA family putative bacillithiol disulfide reductase, giving the protein MLDIVIIGGGPIGLACGLAAQKAGLSFVILEKGTLVNSLYNYPATMTFFSTSEKLEIGGYPFATPHLKPNRTDALEYYRRVALSNELPLHLFEEVTGVEAHDGGYTITSTKATYRAQRIIIATGFYDISVNLNIPGEDLPKVKHYYQDPHFFTLQKVLVVGASNSSVDVALETYRKGAEVTMVVRGSDISSRVKYWVRPDIMNRIEEGSIKAYFNSNLKAIRETEVDIETPDGMVTIPNDFVMAMTGYKPNFNFLKKIGIALSDDGKFIPQYDQHTMETNLPGVYLAGVVCGGMDTHLWFIENSRIHAEMILQDIMKKRGQYADQ; this is encoded by the coding sequence ATGTTAGATATCGTTATCATTGGTGGCGGGCCGATTGGCCTTGCATGCGGACTGGCAGCACAAAAGGCCGGGCTGAGTTTTGTGATCCTGGAAAAGGGAACATTGGTCAACTCGTTATATAATTATCCTGCTACCATGACCTTTTTTTCCACTTCCGAAAAGCTGGAGATCGGTGGTTATCCTTTCGCTACACCACACTTAAAGCCCAACCGTACCGATGCCTTGGAGTACTACCGTCGTGTTGCGCTGAGTAATGAGTTGCCCTTACATCTTTTTGAAGAGGTGACCGGTGTAGAGGCGCACGATGGTGGCTATACTATCACCAGTACCAAAGCCACTTATCGCGCTCAACGCATCATCATTGCTACTGGGTTTTATGATATATCCGTGAATTTGAACATACCGGGTGAGGACCTGCCTAAGGTAAAGCACTATTACCAGGACCCACACTTTTTTACCCTACAAAAAGTGTTGGTGGTCGGTGCCAGTAATTCGTCGGTTGATGTGGCGTTGGAGACCTACCGCAAAGGCGCTGAGGTGACCATGGTGGTACGAGGCTCTGATATCAGCAGCCGAGTGAAGTATTGGGTAAGGCCTGATATCATGAACCGGATTGAAGAAGGCAGCATCAAAGCGTACTTCAACTCCAACTTGAAGGCCATACGTGAAACGGAGGTCGATATAGAGACCCCTGATGGCATGGTCACCATTCCAAATGATTTTGTGATGGCCATGACGGGATATAAGCCCAACTTCAACTTTTTAAAAAAAATAGGGATAGCGTTATCTGATGATGGCAAATTCATTCCGCAATATGATCAGCATACCATGGAGACCAACTTACCAGGCGTTTACCTGGCAGGTGTGGTATGCGGCGGTATGGATACGCATCTGTGGTTCATCGAGAACTCGCGCATACATGCTGAGATGATCCTACAGGATATTATGAAAAAGCGTGGTCAATACGCTGATCAGTAG
- the dinB gene encoding DNA polymerase IV, with product MELKRHIVHIDLDSFFVSVERRLNPDLIGKPVIIGGSKDRGVVASCSYEARQYGIHSAMPSKQAYKLCPDAIFLRGSHGRYSEASREVTKIIHDSVPVYQKTSVDEFYIDLTGMERYYDPYQIATDLRQRVMRETGLPISFGMASCKTVAKMATREAKPNGQLRIPHGEEKAFMAPLNISKIPMLGRKTCEKLYQYGIEKIGDLHRTNIRFLETMFGKAGRYIWEKAQGIDHSEIAPRGERKSISTEHTFHEDTADAEFIDTMLVSMAEELAFKLRSEEMLASCVAIKLRYSNFETHTMQEKIHLTSAEHMLIPAVKKLLKKAWNQHRRIRLIGVRLSDLCSGNYQIDLFDDNEEQIKLYRAMDTINFKFGNKTVCRAAGMEIGQRNFNPFHPAG from the coding sequence GTGGAACTGAAAAGACATATCGTACACATCGATCTTGACTCGTTCTTTGTGTCGGTGGAGCGGAGGCTTAACCCTGATCTGATCGGCAAGCCGGTGATCATTGGTGGTTCAAAGGACAGGGGCGTGGTAGCCTCGTGCAGCTATGAGGCCAGGCAGTACGGCATTCATTCGGCCATGCCGAGCAAGCAGGCCTATAAGCTTTGCCCCGATGCCATTTTTTTGCGCGGAAGCCACGGCCGTTATTCAGAAGCATCACGCGAGGTCACCAAGATCATTCATGATTCGGTACCGGTGTATCAAAAGACGTCGGTTGACGAGTTCTACATAGACCTTACCGGGATGGAGCGCTATTATGACCCATACCAGATCGCTACCGACCTTAGGCAACGCGTGATGCGTGAGACAGGACTGCCCATATCATTCGGCATGGCCTCATGTAAGACCGTGGCCAAAATGGCCACACGCGAAGCTAAACCCAACGGGCAGCTAAGGATACCTCACGGGGAGGAAAAAGCATTCATGGCGCCTTTGAACATTAGTAAGATCCCCATGCTGGGGCGTAAGACCTGTGAGAAGCTTTACCAGTATGGTATAGAGAAGATCGGCGACCTGCACCGTACCAATATCCGTTTCCTGGAGACCATGTTCGGGAAAGCGGGGCGGTATATATGGGAGAAGGCACAAGGCATCGACCACAGCGAGATAGCGCCGCGCGGCGAGCGGAAGTCCATCTCCACCGAGCATACTTTTCACGAAGATACTGCTGATGCGGAGTTCATCGACACCATGTTGGTATCCATGGCAGAGGAGTTAGCCTTCAAGCTGCGAAGTGAGGAGATGCTGGCATCTTGCGTGGCGATCAAATTACGCTACTCAAACTTTGAGACGCATACCATGCAGGAGAAGATCCATCTTACTTCAGCTGAGCATATGCTGATACCGGCAGTTAAAAAGCTACTAAAAAAAGCCTGGAACCAGCACCGCCGTATCAGGCTTATTGGGGTAAGGCTGAGCGATCTGTGCAGTGGCAACTACCAGATCGATCTTTTTGATGATAATGAAGAGCAGATCAAGCTGTATCGGGCCATGGATACGATCAACTTTAAGTTCGGCAACAAAACGGTATGCCGGGCAGCCGGTATGGAGATCGGTCAGCGGAACTTCAACCCATTCCATCCCGCAGGTTAA
- the htpG gene encoding molecular chaperone HtpG yields the protein MQEKGTISIHTENIFPIIKKFLYSDNEIFLRELVSNAVDATQKIKRLSSLGQYNGELGELQVEVLFDETAKTITISDNGLGMTADEIKKYINQIAFSGATEFMEKFKEAKDANEIIGRFGLGFYSAFMVADKVEINTLSYQEGAEPARWICDGSTEFEITEGTRTTRGTDVILHVNSESEEFVNKHKLQEILDKYAKFLPVPIKFGTRTDEVPQGEDEEGKPKYITVESDNIINETNPIWTKSPSELKDEDYLQFYKELYPFSEDPLFWIHLNVDYPFNLTGVLYFPKVKNDFDFQRNKIKLFSRQVFITDEVKDIVPEFLMLLHGVIDSPDIPLNVSRSFLQADSNVKKINTYITKKVADKLAELFKADRKAYEEKWSDIGLFVKYGFISDDKFYEKAKDFTLLTNTAKENFTLNEYKEKVSATQTDKDGQLVYIYTNEPAKQDSFIQSAIKKGYDVLLMNSPIDNHFVSHLEQKLEKTSLKRVDADVADKLIKKDDAPATVLTDDQVTEVKDIFEKAITKPGFKVELESLNPEELPVTVTMDEFMRRMKDMAQMGGGMGFYGNMPDSYKVVVNGNHKLIGKMLETNDEEARTQLAKQAFDLALLSQGLLTGAELTEFVNRSVSLI from the coding sequence ATGCAAGAAAAAGGAACGATCTCGATACACACCGAGAACATTTTCCCGATCATTAAAAAGTTCTTATATTCTGATAACGAGATATTTTTGCGCGAGCTGGTATCTAATGCGGTAGATGCTACGCAAAAGATCAAACGCTTATCATCATTAGGCCAGTACAATGGCGAGTTGGGAGAGCTTCAGGTTGAAGTATTATTCGACGAGACTGCCAAGACGATCACCATATCTGACAATGGCCTGGGTATGACGGCCGACGAGATCAAGAAGTACATCAACCAGATCGCATTCTCGGGTGCTACCGAGTTTATGGAGAAATTCAAGGAAGCTAAAGATGCTAATGAGATCATTGGTCGCTTTGGTCTGGGCTTCTATTCGGCGTTCATGGTGGCCGACAAGGTCGAGATCAACACCCTATCTTATCAGGAAGGTGCTGAACCAGCTCGTTGGATCTGCGATGGCAGCACTGAGTTCGAGATCACTGAAGGAACACGCACCACCCGCGGTACCGATGTGATCCTGCACGTGAACAGCGAATCGGAAGAATTTGTGAACAAGCACAAATTACAGGAGATACTGGATAAATATGCCAAGTTCCTTCCTGTGCCGATCAAGTTCGGTACCCGTACCGATGAGGTTCCACAAGGTGAGGACGAAGAAGGCAAGCCTAAATATATCACCGTTGAGAGCGATAACATCATCAACGAGACCAACCCGATCTGGACCAAATCACCATCGGAGCTGAAGGACGAAGATTACCTGCAATTCTACAAAGAACTTTATCCTTTTTCTGAAGATCCACTATTCTGGATCCACTTGAACGTTGATTATCCGTTCAACCTTACCGGTGTGTTATACTTCCCTAAGGTGAAGAACGACTTTGATTTCCAACGCAACAAGATCAAATTGTTCTCACGCCAGGTATTCATCACTGATGAGGTGAAGGACATCGTTCCTGAGTTCCTGATGTTGCTGCATGGTGTGATCGATTCACCAGATATCCCGCTGAACGTTTCGCGTAGCTTTTTACAAGCTGATAGCAACGTCAAAAAGATCAACACATACATCACTAAAAAGGTAGCCGACAAATTGGCTGAGCTTTTCAAAGCCGACCGTAAGGCTTACGAAGAGAAATGGAGCGACATTGGCTTGTTCGTAAAATATGGCTTCATCAGCGATGATAAGTTCTACGAAAAAGCTAAGGACTTCACCTTATTGACCAATACCGCTAAGGAGAACTTCACCCTCAACGAGTACAAGGAGAAGGTATCGGCCACTCAAACTGATAAGGATGGCCAGTTGGTGTACATTTATACCAACGAGCCGGCCAAGCAGGATTCGTTCATCCAGTCGGCCATTAAGAAAGGCTACGACGTTTTGTTGATGAACTCTCCTATCGATAACCACTTTGTAAGCCATTTGGAGCAAAAGCTGGAAAAGACCTCGCTTAAACGCGTGGATGCTGACGTGGCCGACAAGCTGATCAAGAAAGATGATGCCCCTGCCACGGTATTGACCGATGATCAAGTGACCGAGGTTAAAGACATATTTGAAAAAGCGATCACCAAACCGGGTTTTAAGGTTGAACTGGAAAGCTTGAACCCTGAAGAGTTACCAGTGACCGTTACCATGGACGAGTTTATGCGCCGCATGAAGGACATGGCGCAAATGGGTGGCGGTATGGGCTTCTACGGTAATATGCCTGATAGCTACAAGGTTGTAGTGAACGGCAACCATAAGCTGATCGGTAAAATGCTGGAGACCAACGACGAAGAGGCCCGCACCCAATTGGCTAAGCAGGCGTTCGACCTGGCACTGTTATCACAAGGACTGCTGACCGGTGCTGAACTTACTGAGTTCGTTAACCGCAGCGTTAGCCTGATCTAA
- a CDS encoding DUF4251 domain-containing protein yields MRAAKLLISIVSMYLGIGLHAAMAQDTTHTNKPRESRKELKANEVKKLLDSKHFTFKATYANPLGGGYTMLNGQMFNISPDGTGHIYLNYNFDMVVRTDSVIAYLPFYGRAFNSSVAYTNPNESGIKFTSTKFSYSPKTNKKGITTIVIVPTDAQNINKLILGVSPNGTASLQVISTNRTSISYDGYIAEK; encoded by the coding sequence ATGAGAGCAGCAAAACTTTTAATATCGATAGTGTCCATGTATCTTGGCATTGGCCTCCACGCGGCTATGGCTCAGGACACTACGCACACCAACAAACCCCGCGAAAGCCGTAAAGAGTTAAAAGCTAATGAAGTGAAGAAACTGTTGGACAGCAAGCACTTCACGTTCAAGGCGACCTATGCCAACCCGCTTGGAGGCGGATACACGATGCTGAACGGTCAAATGTTCAACATATCGCCTGATGGCACTGGCCATATCTATTTGAATTATAATTTTGATATGGTGGTTAGGACGGATTCAGTGATCGCTTACCTTCCATTTTATGGACGAGCCTTTAATTCCTCGGTGGCTTACACTAACCCGAATGAAAGCGGTATCAAATTCACTTCTACCAAGTTCTCTTACTCACCAAAGACCAACAAGAAAGGCATCACCACGATCGTGATCGTGCCCACCGATGCGCAGAACATCAATAAGCTCATACTGGGCGTTAGCCCTAACGGCACCGCCAGCTTGCAGGTGATCAGTACGAATCGTACCAGCATCAGTTATGATGGCTACATAGCCGAAAAGTAG
- a CDS encoding DUF6580 family putative transport protein, with product MKKIKLGFPSFLLVIVAAIILTGITRLISFYVPFMSNFTPMGAMAIFGGTYFAQKWKAGLLSVITLFVTDIFINYLYTAKLIVWYGNSALWLYASLIIMVFIGSMIKKVNVTSVLLASLASVAVHWLLTDIEPWINSSYYDKGLLGYGESLLMAIPFERNMLIADAVFGAALYGGYEVFKARAIAKADVARQSMSATASY from the coding sequence TTGAAAAAGATCAAGCTTGGCTTCCCTTCGTTTTTACTGGTCATTGTGGCAGCCATCATTCTTACCGGCATCACTCGTCTGATCAGTTTTTATGTTCCCTTCATGAGCAACTTTACCCCAATGGGTGCCATGGCTATCTTTGGCGGCACTTACTTCGCTCAAAAATGGAAAGCCGGTTTGCTATCAGTGATCACCCTTTTTGTAACAGATATCTTTATCAATTACCTATATACTGCAAAGCTGATCGTTTGGTACGGCAACAGCGCGCTGTGGTTGTACGCTAGCCTGATCATCATGGTATTCATTGGTTCGATGATCAAAAAAGTGAATGTTACCAGTGTGTTGCTGGCCTCATTGGCAAGTGTGGCCGTACATTGGCTACTTACAGATATAGAGCCGTGGATCAATAGCAGCTACTATGATAAAGGCCTGTTAGGTTATGGCGAATCTTTACTGATGGCCATTCCCTTCGAGCGTAATATGCTGATCGCTGATGCGGTATTTGGTGCCGCTCTTTATGGTGGTTATGAAGTATTCAAGGCACGTGCGATCGCAAAGGCCGATGTTGCCCGGCAGTCGATGAGCGCTACAGCAAGCTACTGA